Proteins co-encoded in one Armatimonadota bacterium genomic window:
- a CDS encoding DoxX family membrane protein, which translates to MDRVRAGVDAVDRALTSWMARYGIVALRLSLGTVFLWFGLLKFFPGLSPAQELAGKTIHTLTFGLVPPHLAVPILAVWESWIGVGLLLGVWLRTTLLLLWLQMLGTITPLVLFPGETFVRLPYAPTLEGQYILKNLVLIAAGLVIGATVRGGRLSASTRADDTRRPWVGLLPTP; encoded by the coding sequence GTGGACCGCGTCCGTGCCGGGGTCGACGCCGTCGACCGGGCGCTGACCTCCTGGATGGCCCGCTACGGGATCGTGGCCCTCCGCCTCAGCCTGGGGACCGTCTTCCTCTGGTTTGGCCTCCTCAAGTTCTTCCCGGGGCTGAGCCCGGCGCAGGAGCTCGCCGGGAAGACCATCCACACGCTGACCTTCGGCCTGGTGCCGCCGCACCTGGCCGTCCCGATCCTGGCGGTCTGGGAGTCCTGGATCGGCGTGGGCCTGCTGCTGGGGGTCTGGCTGCGGACGACGCTGCTGCTGCTCTGGCTCCAGATGCTGGGAACAATCACGCCCCTGGTGCTCTTCCCCGGGGAGACGTTTGTGCGCCTCCCCTACGCGCCCACGCTCGAGGGGCAGTACATCCTCAAGAACCTGGTGCTGATCGCCGCCGGGCTGGTCATCGGTGCCACCGTGCGGGGCGGGCGGCTGTCGGCGTCGACTCGCGCGGACGACACCCGGCGGCCCTGGGTCGGCCTCCTCCCCACGCCTTGA